Part of the Candidatus Methylomirabilota bacterium genome is shown below.
AGACGCGCCCGAAGCTATCCACCCGGTCGACGATCAGGTTCAGGCCGGCCGAGCACTCCGTCGCGGCCTCCCACACCGCCGCCTGGCGCGCCTCCTGCTCGGGGGTCATGGTGCTGCACCCAGTTCCGAGGAGTGCTGCGAGACCGCAGAGCCGGGTCCAGGAGTGCTGGGCCATGGCGACCTCCCTGCCATTTTCGGGTCTTGAGGCCAAAAGGATTTCCCCGGCGGGATTCTCCCTCAGCCCCGCAACGTTTTCATCACCTCGAGGTTCTCGAAGGCCCGGCGGGGCGTCCCCTCGAAGATGATCTCGCCCCGGTCGATGGCGTAGAGCCGGTCGGCTACGCGGGAGGCGGTCATCAGGTTCGACTCGGCGATGAGGAGCGAGACGCCCATGGCCTTGATCTGGGTGACCGCCTCGATGAAGCGGCTCACCACCACGGGCGCCAACCCCTCGAAGGGCTCATCCAGCAGGAGGATCGAGGGACCGAGGGTCAGGGCGCGGGCAATCGCGACCATCTTCTTCTGGCCGCCCGAGAGGTGGAGCCCGCGCCGCTTGGTGAAGTCGCGCACCTCGGGGAAGAGCTCGAAGACGCGCGGGTCGATGCCGGCCTGGCCCACGCGCCGGCCCGCGGCCAGGGACTGGCAGATCAGGAAGTTCTCCTCCACGGTGAGGTCGGGAAAGATGCCGGCGTCCTCGGGCGAGTAGCCGATGCCGGACAGCGCCCGCTCATGGGCAGGCACCCGCGTGATGTCGCGACCCTTGAAGGTGACGGTGCCGCTCCGCACGGGGAGGAGCCCCATGATGCTGTCGATGGTGGTGGTCTTCCCCGCTCCGTTGCGCCCGACCAGGACCACCGACTCCCCGTCCTGCACGGTCAGCGACACGCCGTTGAGGACGTGGGCAGGTCCGCGAAAGGTGTTGATCCGCTCGAGCTCAAGCACCGTGCTGGGTTCCCAGAAGATTGGCCGTCACCTGCTCGTTATTGCGGATCTCCTCCGGGGTGCCGTCGGCCAGGATGGTGCCCTCGTGCATGGCGACGATCCGCGGGCAGTACTTGAAGACCACGTCCATGTCATGCTCGACGATCACGGCGGTGATCCCCCCCGCCCGCACCACCGACGAGATGATGTCCATGATGGGCGCCTTCTCACGCGTGCTGACGCCGCTGGTCGGCTCGTCAAGGAAGAGGAGCTTGGGGCGGAGCGCGTAGGCCACGGCCACGTCCAGCAGCTTGCGCTCGCCCTGGCTGAGCCCGCCCGCCACCATCCCGGCCTTGCCGGCCAGGCCGAACTGCTGGAGCACGGCCAGGGCCTCGTCCCGGACGGCCCCGTCCGCGTCCGACAGCGAGAACAGCTTCCGGGTCTTTCCGTCCCGCGAGAAGATGGCCAGGGCCAGGTTGTCGAGCGTGGTGAGCTGGTCGAAGAGGTTCACGAGCTGGAAGCTCCGGGCGATTCCTCGGGCGATCTTCTCGTGGATGGACTCGCGCGTGATGTCCGCCCCCTGGAACACGATGGCGCCGGAGTCCACGGGGATGAGCCCGCTGATCAGGTTGATCAGGGTGGTCTTCCCCGCCCCGTTGGAGCCGATGAGGGCGAGCACCTCGCCCTCCGTGACGGTGAAGTCCACGTGGTCCACCGCGTGCGTCTCGCCGAAGTACTTGGTGAGCCGGGTCGTCTGGAGCAGAGCGCTCACGCGGTCTTCCTCCCTTTGCCCCACAGCCGGATAGCCGTGCCCACGATGCCGGCGGGCAGCCCGAGCACCAGCAAGACCAGCACCACGCCGAGGAACATCTGCCAGTACACGGTGTAGCCGACGGCGAAGGTCTTGAGGTAGTTGAAGACGACGGCCCCCACCACGGGCCCGGCGAAGGTGCCGAAGCCGCCGAGCACGGTGAAGAAGACGATCTCGCCCGAGAAGGTCCAGAGCAAGATGTCGGGTGTCGTGAGCCCGTTGAGGGGCACCCAGAGCGCCCCGGCCAGGCCCGTGAAGACCCCGGAGATGAGGAAGGCGATCCAGCGGTAGTGCCACACCTGCACCCCGACGAACTCGGCCCGGGTCTCGTTGTCGCGGATGGCCTGCAGCGCCTTGCCGAACGGCGAATGCACGATCACCCACATGACCCCCACCGCGGCCAGGAAGATCACGAGGACGTAGTAGTAGTACCGGTGGGCCAGGAAGGTCATCTTGTCCTGCCCGGCCCCGATGGACACACCGAGCAGGGTGGGCGTGGGCACGCGCAGGCCGTCCGTCCCGCCCGTCACCCAGAAGAACTTGAAGGCCAGGCTCCACAGCACCTGGGACAGGGCGAGGGTGAGGATGCTGAAGAAGATCCGCGTGTAGCGCACGCAGACGAGGCCGAAGAGCGCCGCCACCAGGGCCGAGGCAAGGATGCCGGCCAGGACGAACAGCTCCATCGAGGTGACCTTGAGGTACTTGACGGTGAAGGCGACGGCATAGGCGCCCACGCCGAAGTAGGCCGAGTGCCCGAAGGAGAGCAGGCCCGTGTAGCCCAGCAGCAGGTTGAAGCCCAAGGCCGCGATGGCGAAGATCAGGCCGTAGGAGAGGAGCACCGTGTCGTAGGGGTTCACCACGTAGGGCAGGACCACGAGGGCGAGGATGATGGGGCCGGCGGCGACGAGCAGGCGTCGGGTGGCCGCGGGCATGGGGCTCATGCGCGGCCGAACAGCCCGGCGGGCCGGATGAGAAGGACCACGGCCGCCATCAGATAGAGCACGGCCAGCTCGACTTCCGGGAAGAAGGTGATGCCGAGCTCGCGGACCACGCCGACCATCAGCGCGCCGATCAGAGCGCCTTCGAGGCTCCCGAGGCCGCCGATGACCACCACGACGAAGGCCAGGATGAGGGCATCCACGCCCATGCCCAGCACGGCCCCCTGCTGCGGGACGACGATGGCGCCGCCCACGCCCGCCATGAAACAGCCCAGGGTGAAGGCCTGGACGTAGACGCGGTTGACGTTCACGCCCATGGCCTGAGCCATACGCATGTTCTGCGAGGTCGCCCGCAGGACGACGCCGAACTGGGTGCGGTAGATGAAGGCCCAGAGACCGGCGGCCGCGAGACCCCCGACGACGATGACGGCCAGGTTGTAGGTCGGGTAGATGGACTCGCCGATGTTGAGGCTCCCCATGCCCTCGAAGAGCGAGCTGACGGACAGGGGGTACGGACCCCAGATGAAGCGCATGAGGTCCTCGAGGATCAGCTGCAGCCCGAAGGTGATGAGCAGCTGGTACTCCTCGGGACGCTTGTAGAACGGCCGGAGCAGAGTCGGCTCGAGCGCGGCGCCCAACACGGCCGC
Proteins encoded:
- a CDS encoding ABC transporter ATP-binding protein; amino-acid sequence: MSALLQTTRLTKYFGETHAVDHVDFTVTEGEVLALIGSNGAGKTTLINLISGLIPVDSGAIVFQGADITRESIHEKIARGIARSFQLVNLFDQLTTLDNLALAIFSRDGKTRKLFSLSDADGAVRDEALAVLQQFGLAGKAGMVAGGLSQGERKLLDVAVAYALRPKLLFLDEPTSGVSTREKAPIMDIISSVVRAGGITAVIVEHDMDVVFKYCPRIVAMHEGTILADGTPEEIRNNEQVTANLLGTQHGA
- a CDS encoding branched-chain amino acid ABC transporter permease, which codes for MPAATRRLLVAAGPIILALVVLPYVVNPYDTVLLSYGLIFAIAALGFNLLLGYTGLLSFGHSAYFGVGAYAVAFTVKYLKVTSMELFVLAGILASALVAALFGLVCVRYTRIFFSILTLALSQVLWSLAFKFFWVTGGTDGLRVPTPTLLGVSIGAGQDKMTFLAHRYYYYVLVIFLAAVGVMWVIVHSPFGKALQAIRDNETRAEFVGVQVWHYRWIAFLISGVFTGLAGALWVPLNGLTTPDILLWTFSGEIVFFTVLGGFGTFAGPVVGAVVFNYLKTFAVGYTVYWQMFLGVVLVLLVLGLPAGIVGTAIRLWGKGRKTA
- a CDS encoding branched-chain amino acid ABC transporter permease, which gives rise to MDTLLIHVLNSLLYAAVLFLIAGGLSLIYGVMRIVNLAHGNLYAFGAFVAAWTVGRLVGGPTPTPVLYLVLLAGPAAAAVLGAALEPTLLRPFYKRPEEYQLLITFGLQLILEDLMRFIWGPYPLSVSSLFEGMGSLNIGESIYPTYNLAVIVVGGLAAAGLWAFIYRTQFGVVLRATSQNMRMAQAMGVNVNRVYVQAFTLGCFMAGVGGAIVVPQQGAVLGMGVDALILAFVVVVIGGLGSLEGALIGALMVGVVRELGITFFPEVELAVLYLMAAVVLLIRPAGLFGRA
- a CDS encoding ABC transporter ATP-binding protein; translation: MLELERINTFRGPAHVLNGVSLTVQDGESVVLVGRNGAGKTTTIDSIMGLLPVRSGTVTFKGRDITRVPAHERALSGIGYSPEDAGIFPDLTVEENFLICQSLAAGRRVGQAGIDPRVFELFPEVRDFTKRRGLHLSGGQKKMVAIARALTLGPSILLLDEPFEGLAPVVVSRFIEAVTQIKAMGVSLLIAESNLMTASRVADRLYAIDRGEIIFEGTPRRAFENLEVMKTLRG